The following are encoded in a window of Amycolatopsis lexingtonensis genomic DNA:
- a CDS encoding TetR/AcrR family transcriptional regulator: protein MAGVSTEDNGESDPRKAIELLWGISPPPRRGPKPKLSTAGVVRAAVLLADADDIEAVTIRRVAELLGVSPMSLYTYVPGRAELIDLMIDHVHGELPATEPGLGWRAALTAVAEAQWALFHRHPWLLQLTTSRSPLGPHSFAKYENELRAVEGIGLDDVEMDAVVSLITGLVRTTARSSVDNARQVRVSGLTDAQWWERAAPVLADIPAAGPAHHPISSRVGTAAGEAHNAAENPGYTFRFGLARILDGIEALISERQQ from the coding sequence ATGGCCGGCGTGAGCACCGAGGACAACGGCGAAAGCGACCCGCGCAAAGCGATCGAGCTGCTCTGGGGCATCTCGCCACCCCCGCGCCGCGGCCCGAAACCGAAGCTGAGCACCGCCGGCGTCGTCCGCGCGGCCGTGCTGCTTGCCGACGCCGACGACATCGAGGCGGTCACCATCCGCCGCGTCGCCGAGCTGCTCGGCGTCTCCCCCATGTCCCTCTACACCTACGTGCCGGGCCGGGCCGAGCTGATCGACCTGATGATCGACCACGTCCACGGCGAACTCCCGGCCACCGAACCGGGCCTCGGCTGGCGCGCGGCACTGACCGCCGTCGCCGAAGCGCAGTGGGCGCTGTTCCACCGGCACCCCTGGCTGCTGCAGCTCACCACCAGCCGCTCACCGCTGGGCCCGCACAGCTTCGCCAAGTACGAGAACGAGCTGCGCGCGGTCGAAGGCATCGGCCTCGACGACGTCGAGATGGACGCCGTGGTCAGCCTGATCACCGGCCTCGTCCGGACCACCGCGCGCAGCTCCGTCGACAACGCCCGCCAGGTCCGCGTCAGCGGCCTGACCGACGCGCAGTGGTGGGAGCGCGCCGCGCCGGTGCTGGCCGACATCCCGGCCGCCGGCCCGGCGCACCACCCGATCTCCTCCCGGGTCGGCACCGCCGCGGGCGAGGCCCACAACGCCGCGGAGAACCCGGGCTACACCTTCCGCTTCGGGCTCGCCCGCATCCTGGACGGCATCGAAGCGCTCATCTCAGAGCGTCAGCAGTAG
- a CDS encoding RNA polymerase sigma factor, whose protein sequence is MRIEDVYAAEYGRAVSVLVRVFGDIDVAEEAVQDAFAEAVRRWPAAGLPPSPAGWIITTARNRAIDRLRREAARADKHAQAALTHAEAEPVEEGAVPDERLRLIFTCCHPALARPTQVALTLRLLGGLTTAEIAAAFLVPEPTMAQRIVRAKNKIRDAGIPYRVPQDADLPARLSGVLGVLYLIFNEGYAASTGEHLVRDDLCTEAIRLTRALAGLMPDEPEVWGLLALLLLSHSRRAARTTPDGDLVLLADQDRSRWDAASIAEGQEIVRRCLRRNQPGPYQIQAAIQAVHSDAPTDWTQVKALYDQLLTIAPTPVVALNRAVAVAEVDGPAAGLALVEALDLPRFGLYHAIRADLLDRLGRPGEAAEAYAVAIGLTGNGAERELLRRKLAASGRRG, encoded by the coding sequence ATGAGGATCGAGGACGTCTACGCCGCCGAGTACGGGCGTGCGGTGTCGGTCCTGGTGCGGGTCTTCGGGGACATCGACGTCGCCGAAGAAGCCGTGCAGGACGCGTTCGCCGAAGCCGTCCGGCGGTGGCCGGCCGCCGGGCTCCCGCCGAGCCCGGCGGGCTGGATCATCACCACCGCCCGCAACCGCGCGATCGACCGCCTGCGCCGCGAGGCCGCACGGGCGGACAAGCACGCCCAGGCGGCTCTGACGCACGCCGAAGCCGAGCCCGTCGAGGAGGGCGCCGTGCCCGACGAACGGCTCCGGCTGATCTTCACCTGCTGCCACCCCGCGCTGGCCCGCCCGACACAGGTGGCGTTGACATTGCGGCTGCTCGGGGGCCTCACGACGGCGGAGATCGCGGCCGCGTTCCTGGTGCCCGAGCCCACGATGGCCCAGCGGATCGTCCGCGCGAAGAACAAGATCCGCGACGCGGGGATCCCGTACCGCGTCCCGCAGGACGCCGACCTCCCCGCGCGGCTGTCGGGGGTGCTGGGCGTGCTGTACCTGATCTTCAACGAGGGCTACGCGGCCAGCACGGGGGAGCACCTGGTCCGCGACGACCTCTGTACCGAGGCGATCCGGCTCACGCGCGCACTGGCCGGGCTGATGCCCGATGAGCCGGAGGTCTGGGGGCTGCTGGCGTTACTGCTGCTCAGCCATTCGCGACGGGCCGCCCGCACCACCCCGGACGGCGACCTGGTGCTGCTGGCCGACCAGGACCGGTCTCGCTGGGACGCGGCGTCGATCGCCGAAGGCCAGGAGATCGTCCGCCGGTGCCTGCGCCGCAACCAGCCGGGGCCGTACCAGATCCAGGCGGCGATCCAGGCCGTCCACAGCGACGCCCCGACCGATTGGACGCAGGTCAAGGCGCTGTACGACCAGCTGCTAACGATCGCGCCGACGCCGGTGGTGGCGTTGAACCGGGCGGTCGCGGTCGCCGAGGTCGACGGCCCGGCGGCGGGACTGGCCCTGGTCGAGGCGCTGGATCTGCCGCGCTTCGGGCTGTACCACGCGATCCGCGCGGACCTGCTGGACCGCCTCGGCCGCCCGGGGGAGGCGGCGGAGGCGTATGCGGTGGCGATCGGGCTCACGGGGAACGGCGCCGAGCGGGAGCTTCTGCGGCGCAAACTCGCCGCCTCCGGGCGTCGCGGGTAG
- a CDS encoding GyrI-like domain-containing protein, whose protein sequence is MPEIVERPAQRYVAERATVAIPEFPRIADRLPALIGTVVPAGAPFFRYRVLHPGMRFTVEAGVPVDDAFEPEEPAFADELPAGRYVLDTYVGAPDGLAAATASVLEWGAAQGIEWDRREGPDGEEWGCRLEVLRSNPLEVPDPAQWVTDLLFRIAE, encoded by the coding sequence ATGCCCGAGATCGTCGAGCGGCCGGCCCAGCGGTACGTCGCCGAGCGCGCCACCGTCGCCATCCCGGAGTTCCCGCGCATCGCCGACCGGCTCCCGGCCCTGATCGGCACCGTCGTCCCGGCAGGAGCGCCGTTCTTCCGCTACCGGGTACTGCACCCGGGGATGCGGTTCACCGTCGAAGCCGGCGTGCCCGTCGACGACGCCTTCGAACCGGAAGAACCGGCCTTCGCCGACGAGCTTCCGGCGGGCCGGTACGTCCTCGACACCTACGTCGGCGCCCCCGACGGCCTGGCCGCCGCGACCGCGTCGGTCCTCGAATGGGGCGCCGCCCAGGGCATCGAGTGGGACCGCCGCGAAGGACCGGACGGCGAAGAGTGGGGCTGCCGCCTGGAAGTGCTGCGCAGCAACCCCCTCGAAGTACCCGACCCCGCCCAGTGGGTGACCGACCTGCTCTTCCGCATCGCGGAGTGA
- a CDS encoding TetR/AcrR family transcriptional regulator — MARLSRAETQERNRAKVLAAARDEFARRGFREAKIDVIADRAELTRGAVYSNFPGKRALYFAVLADLAERAPRLATPPQDAGAAAVLAAFARAWVARLPLATDSDGEDARLARDLLPEVLADEHTRRPFAQLMRVNAILLGLALERARPGRRLVRVAEAALTTLHGASQLAAAAPGFGEPFHLVTACAALLDLGLSDDWPAVPPITAQTRPVDEPWQPPAATDLLTGETVRPGDGVVTVLGLHRASAFEEAVRAGADVTAVLVTSDPGELAPLARLAVADLRGCLDQAITPPARPRLRLVCDAGGELAAAAGVTAVSDATEAAVRIEGGRIVARAEGFGACHAAATE, encoded by the coding sequence ATGGCCAGGCTCAGCAGGGCGGAAACCCAGGAACGCAACCGCGCCAAGGTCCTCGCCGCCGCCCGGGACGAGTTCGCCCGGCGCGGCTTCCGCGAAGCCAAGATCGACGTCATCGCCGACCGCGCCGAGCTCACCCGCGGCGCGGTCTACTCCAACTTCCCCGGCAAGCGAGCGTTGTACTTCGCCGTCCTGGCGGACCTCGCCGAACGCGCCCCGCGCCTCGCCACCCCGCCCCAGGACGCAGGCGCGGCCGCCGTCCTGGCCGCGTTCGCCCGCGCCTGGGTCGCGCGCCTGCCCCTGGCCACCGACAGCGACGGCGAAGACGCCCGCCTCGCCCGCGACCTGCTGCCCGAGGTCCTCGCCGACGAGCACACCCGGCGGCCGTTCGCACAGCTCATGCGCGTGAACGCGATCCTGCTCGGCCTCGCCCTCGAGCGCGCCCGCCCGGGACGGCGCCTCGTGCGGGTCGCCGAAGCCGCCCTCACGACGTTGCACGGCGCGAGCCAGCTGGCGGCCGCCGCACCCGGCTTCGGCGAGCCGTTCCACCTCGTCACCGCCTGCGCCGCGCTGCTCGACCTGGGCCTGAGCGACGACTGGCCCGCGGTCCCGCCGATCACCGCCCAGACCCGGCCGGTCGACGAGCCGTGGCAGCCACCCGCGGCAACGGACCTGCTGACCGGCGAGACCGTCCGGCCCGGCGACGGCGTCGTCACCGTCCTCGGCCTGCACCGCGCCTCGGCCTTCGAAGAAGCCGTCCGCGCCGGCGCCGACGTCACCGCGGTGCTCGTCACCAGCGACCCGGGCGAACTCGCCCCGCTGGCCCGCCTCGCCGTCGCCGACCTGCGCGGCTGCCTCGACCAGGCGATCACCCCGCCGGCCCGCCCCCGGCTGCGGCTGGTCTGCGACGCGGGCGGCGAGCTGGCCGCGGCCGCCGGAGTCACCGCGGTCAGCGACGCCACCGAAGCGGCCGTGCGGATCGAGGGCGGCCGGATCGTCGCGCGCGCCGAAGGGTTCGGCGCCTGCCACGCGGCAGCGACCGAGTAG
- a CDS encoding YciI family protein gives MKQYLLSIYQPDGPTPPPEVLDEVMKKLDVLNADLKAAGAWVFAGGLHPPSTATVLRAADGDTLVTDGPYAEGKEHLGGFTIITAPDLDAALAWGGRLADAVAPLPVEVRPFSG, from the coding sequence GTGAAGCAGTACCTGCTCAGCATCTACCAGCCCGACGGCCCCACCCCGCCGCCGGAGGTGCTCGACGAGGTCATGAAGAAGCTCGACGTGCTGAACGCCGACCTCAAGGCGGCCGGGGCGTGGGTGTTCGCCGGTGGCCTGCACCCGCCGTCGACGGCCACCGTGCTGCGGGCCGCCGACGGCGACACCCTCGTCACCGACGGGCCCTACGCCGAGGGCAAGGAGCACCTCGGCGGGTTCACCATCATCACCGCGCCCGACCTCGACGCGGCCCTCGCCTGGGGCGGGCGCCTCGCCGACGCCGTGGCGCCATTGCCGGTCGAGGTGCGACCGTTCAGCGGATGA
- a CDS encoding DUF1772 domain-containing protein, with the protein MSTVVLVAALVAAGLIAGLFYAYACSVMPGLARGDDKTFVEGMRGINVAIVNPVFLLTFLGAPVLAGVAVFLDTGARPWVLAGFGFLVAMLVVTGVVNIPLNNALDAGGDDYAAVRAQFEAVWVRWNVVRAVVSTAGFGCLVTAVLIRRG; encoded by the coding sequence ATGTCGACGGTGGTGCTGGTGGCCGCGCTGGTCGCGGCCGGGTTGATCGCCGGCCTGTTCTACGCCTACGCCTGCTCGGTCATGCCGGGCCTGGCGCGCGGGGACGACAAGACGTTCGTCGAGGGGATGCGGGGGATCAACGTCGCCATCGTCAACCCGGTGTTCCTGCTGACGTTCCTGGGCGCGCCGGTGCTGGCGGGCGTGGCGGTGTTCCTCGACACCGGCGCGCGGCCGTGGGTGCTCGCCGGGTTCGGGTTCCTGGTGGCGATGCTGGTGGTCACCGGCGTGGTGAACATCCCGCTCAACAACGCCCTGGACGCCGGCGGTGACGACTACGCGGCGGTGCGGGCTCAGTTCGAGGCGGTGTGGGTGCGCTGGAACGTCGTGCGCGCGGTGGTGAGCACGGCCGGCTTCGGCTGCCTGGTCACGGCCGTGCTCATCCGGCGCGGCTGA
- a CDS encoding SRPBCC family protein — protein sequence MTVKHATFTLERTYPVPPRRVFAAWSDPAAKARWFVPDGSHTLDFRVGGTETVDALGPNETKLNVVSTYHDIVPDQRIVYATTLSGGNALATVSITTVELVAEGDGTRLVLTEQGTFLDGAEEPEWREQGTGDWLDRLGEALK from the coding sequence ATGACCGTCAAGCACGCCACCTTCACCCTCGAACGCACCTACCCCGTGCCGCCGCGGCGGGTCTTCGCCGCGTGGTCGGACCCGGCCGCGAAGGCCCGCTGGTTCGTCCCGGACGGCTCGCACACCTTGGACTTCCGGGTCGGCGGCACGGAAACCGTCGACGCGCTCGGCCCGAACGAGACGAAGCTGAACGTCGTCTCGACCTACCACGACATCGTCCCGGACCAGCGGATCGTCTACGCCACGACGCTCAGCGGCGGGAACGCGCTCGCCACGGTCTCGATCACCACGGTCGAGCTGGTCGCGGAAGGTGACGGCACCCGGCTGGTGCTGACCGAACAGGGCACCTTCCTCGACGGCGCCGAGGAACCCGAGTGGCGCGAGCAGGGCACGGGCGACTGGCTCGACCGGCTCGGCGAGGCGCTGAAATGA
- a CDS encoding RNA polymerase sigma factor, producing MDVETAVADAFRDEWGQVVATLIRVTGDWDLAEECAQEAFALALRTWPRDGVPRKPGAWLTTAARNRATDRLRRDAVGAAKLEEAARVHVPGEPEPDDSGVTDDRLRLIFTCCHPALATEAQVALALRTLAGLSTAEIARAFLVPEATMSQRLVRVKRKIRHARIPYRVPPAHLLPERTNAVLGVLYLTFNEGYSASAGPDLQRPDLAAEAVRLARVLAGLMPDEPEALGLLALLLLQHARRATRVGDDGELVPLEEQDRTRWDTERITEGTQVLETALRRRRPGPYQIQAAIAACHAIATRAADTDWPQIAGLYRELRKFVPSAVVDLNRAIAIGMADGPEAGLTLLDELDLPNYHLLPATRADFLRRLGRHDEAARWYAAARELAPTDAERAYLTRRISETVSVRADPVRRVDEPRPEETP from the coding sequence GTGGACGTCGAAACCGCGGTCGCCGACGCGTTCCGCGACGAGTGGGGCCAGGTCGTGGCCACGCTCATCCGGGTCACCGGCGACTGGGACCTGGCCGAGGAGTGCGCCCAGGAGGCGTTCGCCCTCGCCCTGCGCACCTGGCCCCGCGACGGCGTCCCGCGCAAGCCCGGCGCCTGGCTGACCACCGCCGCCCGCAACCGCGCCACCGACCGGCTCCGCCGCGACGCCGTCGGCGCCGCCAAGCTCGAGGAGGCCGCCCGCGTGCACGTCCCCGGCGAACCCGAACCCGACGACAGCGGCGTCACCGACGACCGGCTGCGGCTCATCTTCACCTGCTGCCACCCCGCACTGGCCACCGAAGCCCAGGTCGCGCTCGCGCTGCGCACCCTCGCCGGGCTGTCCACCGCCGAGATCGCCCGCGCCTTCCTCGTCCCGGAAGCGACCATGTCGCAACGGCTCGTGCGGGTGAAGCGCAAGATCCGCCACGCCCGCATCCCCTACCGCGTCCCGCCCGCGCACCTGCTGCCCGAACGCACCAACGCCGTGCTCGGCGTGCTGTACCTGACGTTCAACGAGGGCTACTCCGCCAGCGCCGGACCCGACCTGCAGCGCCCCGACCTCGCCGCCGAAGCCGTCCGGCTCGCCCGCGTCCTGGCCGGGCTGATGCCCGACGAACCCGAAGCCCTCGGCCTGCTCGCGCTGCTGCTGCTCCAGCACGCCCGACGCGCCACCCGCGTCGGCGACGACGGCGAGCTCGTCCCCCTCGAAGAGCAGGACCGCACCCGCTGGGACACCGAGCGCATCACCGAAGGCACGCAGGTCCTGGAGACCGCGTTGCGCCGACGCCGTCCCGGGCCGTACCAGATCCAGGCCGCCATCGCCGCCTGCCACGCGATCGCCACCCGCGCCGCCGACACCGACTGGCCGCAGATCGCCGGCCTCTACCGCGAGCTGCGCAAGTTCGTCCCCAGCGCCGTCGTCGACCTCAACCGGGCCATCGCGATCGGCATGGCCGACGGCCCCGAAGCCGGCCTCACCCTGCTCGACGAACTGGACCTGCCGAACTACCACCTGCTCCCGGCCACCCGCGCCGACTTCCTCCGCCGCCTCGGCCGCCACGACGAAGCCGCCCGGTGGTACGCCGCCGCGCGCGAGCTGGCGCCCACCGACGCCGAACGCGCCTACCTCACGCGAAGAATCTCGGAGACGGTGTCCGTCCGGGCCGATCCCGTTCGTCGGGTGGACGAACCCCGACCGGAGGAGACCCCATGA
- a CDS encoding ArsR/SmtB family transcription factor: protein MLNHDESLDLVFRALGDRTRRALVERLVRGPASVSELAEPLTMSLAAVVQHLQVLETAGIVRSEKVGRVRTCRIEPEVLRAGEHWLGRQRTTWEGRLDRLGDFLAGPGTSEGSTS from the coding sequence ATGCTTAACCATGATGAGTCGCTGGACCTGGTGTTCCGCGCCCTGGGCGACCGGACGCGGCGGGCGCTGGTGGAGCGGCTCGTGCGCGGTCCGGCGTCGGTCAGTGAGCTGGCCGAGCCGCTGACCATGTCGCTCGCCGCGGTCGTGCAGCACCTCCAGGTGCTGGAGACGGCCGGGATCGTGCGGTCGGAGAAGGTCGGCCGCGTCCGCACCTGCCGGATCGAACCGGAGGTGCTGCGCGCCGGCGAGCACTGGCTGGGACGGCAGCGCACCACGTGGGAGGGCAGGCTCGACCGGCTCGGTGACTTCCTCGCCGGGCCGGGGACCTCGGAAGGGAGCACGTCATGA
- a CDS encoding cytochrome P450 family protein produces MTPEIDLTDLEVLTDPFTAYDRAREVSAVAKLVIPGFGPFWALTRYAEARAMLADPRFEVRSESFMRPPGIPEHCLEYLRTMAEQDGPEHLRLRRLVAPAFAPKRAAQLRPRLAAITGRLLDALPAHAEDGVVDLVAHFARPLPMDVICELTGIPEADRPRWREYGAAVAGGVGPDFAAAIPAIIEGAKEAVARSRAEPGDDLIGDLVRAQDDDRLTDTELVTLVWHLVLAGQTPVNLVANAVEALLRHPDQLKLLRADLGLWPGAVEELMRFCSPQLLTTPRFAREDVEIDGELIRAGERVTAAMVAADRDPRVFDGADRLDVTRTGPAQLGFSHGPHFCLGASIARVETEVALSMLFDRYPDVALAGDVPRAPDGGTWRPARLLLTL; encoded by the coding sequence ATGACCCCCGAAATCGATCTCACGGACCTCGAGGTCCTCACCGACCCGTTCACCGCCTACGACCGCGCGCGGGAAGTGAGCGCGGTGGCCAAGCTGGTCATCCCCGGGTTCGGCCCGTTCTGGGCGCTGACCCGCTACGCCGAGGCCCGCGCGATGCTGGCCGACCCGCGCTTCGAGGTCCGGTCCGAGAGCTTCATGCGGCCGCCGGGCATCCCGGAGCACTGCCTCGAATACCTGCGGACCATGGCTGAGCAGGACGGACCCGAGCACCTGCGGCTACGGCGGTTGGTCGCCCCGGCCTTCGCCCCGAAGCGGGCCGCGCAGCTGCGGCCGCGCCTGGCCGCCATCACCGGGCGGCTGCTCGACGCGCTGCCCGCGCACGCCGAGGACGGCGTCGTGGACCTGGTGGCGCACTTCGCGCGGCCGTTGCCGATGGACGTCATCTGCGAGCTGACCGGCATCCCGGAGGCCGATCGCCCGCGCTGGCGCGAGTACGGGGCCGCGGTCGCGGGCGGCGTCGGGCCGGACTTCGCCGCGGCGATCCCGGCGATCATCGAGGGTGCGAAGGAAGCCGTGGCGCGCAGCCGGGCCGAGCCGGGCGACGACCTCATCGGCGATCTCGTGCGTGCTCAGGACGACGACCGGCTCACCGACACCGAGCTGGTCACCCTGGTGTGGCACCTGGTGCTGGCCGGGCAGACGCCCGTCAACCTCGTCGCCAACGCCGTCGAGGCGCTGCTGCGGCATCCGGACCAGCTGAAACTGCTTCGTGCGGACCTGGGGTTGTGGCCGGGGGCGGTCGAGGAGCTGATGCGTTTCTGCAGCCCGCAGCTGCTGACCACCCCGCGGTTCGCGCGCGAAGACGTCGAGATCGACGGCGAGCTCATCCGCGCGGGCGAGCGGGTGACGGCGGCGATGGTGGCCGCCGACCGCGACCCGCGGGTGTTCGACGGCGCCGACCGCCTCGACGTCACCCGGACGGGGCCGGCGCAGCTGGGGTTCTCGCACGGCCCGCACTTCTGCCTCGGCGCGTCGATCGCCCGGGTGGAGACCGAGGTGGCGCTGTCGATGCTGTTCGACCGCTACCCGGACGTGGCGCTGGCCGGCGACGTCCCCCGGGCTCCGGACGGCGGGACCTGGCGGCCCGCGCGGCTACTGCTGACGCTCTGA
- a CDS encoding alpha/beta fold hydrolase, protein MTTLDVPGATLTYDVTGSGPVLLLVPGGAADSTMFAPIRPLLAEDHTVVTYDPRGISRSPLHGEPGPDTIREHADDVDRLLTEVGPADVFASSGGAITLLEHVVRHAGRVRTVVLHEPPVTRYLGPDVLAGPDIPAIYREHGIGAAIAAFMEMSGFDIAPPADPTPEEFAQMRVMEGNFAYFFGHLMAAIGAYEPDLDALRATSARLVVGVGEKSAGLPAHEAGLGLAADLGLTAEPFPGDHGGFEAEPAAFAARLRAVLEGC, encoded by the coding sequence ATGACCACCCTCGACGTTCCCGGCGCCACCCTCACCTACGACGTCACCGGCAGCGGCCCCGTCCTGCTGCTCGTGCCCGGCGGCGCGGCCGACTCCACCATGTTCGCCCCGATCCGCCCGCTCCTCGCCGAAGACCACACCGTCGTCACCTACGACCCCCGCGGCATCTCCCGCAGCCCCTTGCACGGCGAGCCGGGCCCGGACACCATCCGCGAACACGCCGACGACGTGGACCGCCTGCTCACCGAGGTCGGTCCCGCCGACGTCTTCGCCAGCAGCGGCGGCGCGATCACGCTGCTCGAGCACGTCGTGCGCCACGCCGGCCGGGTCCGCACCGTCGTGCTGCACGAACCGCCGGTGACGCGTTACCTCGGCCCGGACGTCCTCGCCGGCCCCGACATCCCGGCGATCTACCGCGAGCACGGCATCGGCGCCGCCATCGCCGCCTTCATGGAGATGTCCGGGTTCGACATCGCCCCGCCCGCCGACCCGACGCCCGAAGAGTTCGCCCAGATGAGGGTGATGGAAGGCAACTTCGCCTACTTCTTCGGGCACCTGATGGCCGCGATCGGTGCCTACGAGCCCGACCTCGACGCGCTGCGGGCGACGTCCGCGCGGCTGGTCGTCGGCGTCGGGGAGAAGTCCGCCGGCCTGCCCGCCCACGAAGCGGGTCTGGGCCTGGCCGCCGACCTCGGGCTGACCGCCGAACCGTTCCCCGGCGACCACGGCGGCTTCGAAGCCGAGCCGGCCGCCTTCGCCGCGCGCCTGCGCGCCGTCCTGGAAGGATGCTGA
- a CDS encoding AraC family transcriptional regulator codes for MDPLAALLDGPRAHGAFLLRSVLTPPWSLRIEDRAPLTVVAVVRGEAWIVPDGGEAVSMGEGDVAIARGPDPYLVADHPGTPPQAIILPGQECRTPAGGHLTELTGLGVRTWGHGTDGPVVLLTGTYTMEGELSKRLLAALPTLIVLRAADWPTPLVALLAAEIGRDVPGQEAVLDRLLDLLLIAALRAWFDRPDTAAPAWYRAHDDPVVGQALRLLQHQPAEPWTVAELASATGISRAALARRFAAAVGETPMAYLTGWRLALAADLLRQHRETTIGSVARQVGYGSAFALSTAFKREFGVSPQRYRTREPAS; via the coding sequence ATGGACCCGCTCGCCGCGCTCCTCGACGGCCCTCGCGCCCACGGCGCGTTCCTGCTGCGCTCGGTGCTGACCCCGCCGTGGTCGCTGCGCATCGAAGACCGGGCACCCCTGACCGTCGTGGCCGTCGTCCGCGGCGAAGCGTGGATCGTGCCCGACGGCGGCGAAGCAGTCTCGATGGGCGAAGGTGACGTCGCGATCGCCCGCGGCCCCGACCCGTACCTGGTCGCCGACCACCCCGGGACGCCACCGCAGGCGATCATCCTGCCCGGGCAAGAGTGCCGGACCCCCGCCGGCGGGCACCTCACCGAGCTCACCGGCCTCGGCGTCCGCACCTGGGGCCACGGCACCGACGGCCCGGTCGTGCTGCTCACCGGCACATACACGATGGAAGGCGAGCTGAGCAAACGGCTCTTGGCGGCGCTGCCCACCCTGATCGTCCTGCGTGCGGCCGACTGGCCGACCCCGCTGGTGGCGCTGCTCGCCGCCGAGATCGGCCGGGACGTGCCAGGTCAGGAAGCCGTCCTCGACCGGCTGCTCGACCTGCTGCTGATCGCGGCGCTGCGGGCCTGGTTCGACCGGCCGGACACCGCGGCGCCGGCCTGGTACCGCGCCCACGACGACCCGGTCGTCGGCCAGGCGCTGCGGCTGCTGCAGCACCAGCCCGCGGAACCGTGGACGGTCGCCGAGCTGGCTTCCGCCACCGGCATTTCCCGCGCGGCACTGGCCCGCCGCTTCGCCGCGGCGGTCGGCGAGACCCCGATGGCCTACCTGACCGGCTGGCGGCTCGCGCTGGCCGCCGACCTGCTGCGCCAGCACCGGGAAACCACCATCGGTTCGGTGGCCCGCCAGGTCGGGTACGGCAGCGCGTTCGCCCTCAGCACAGCCTTCAAGCGCGAGTTCGGCGTCAGCCCGCAGCGGTACCGGACGCGGGAACCAGCGTCGTGA
- a CDS encoding YciI family protein, with protein MRYLLMIAGDESAEAHQNDGCGGWGEDLERRGKIHGGGGLRPPSEATTIRVRDGEVLLTDGPFTEAKEQIGGFVVLDCDDLDEALEIAAKHPAATYGSIEVRPMLGPEDFA; from the coding sequence ATGCGGTACCTGCTGATGATCGCCGGTGACGAGAGCGCCGAAGCGCACCAGAACGACGGCTGCGGCGGCTGGGGCGAGGACCTCGAACGCCGCGGCAAGATCCACGGCGGCGGTGGCCTGCGCCCGCCGTCGGAAGCCACGACCATCCGGGTCCGCGACGGCGAAGTCCTGCTCACCGACGGGCCGTTCACCGAGGCCAAGGAACAGATCGGCGGCTTCGTCGTGCTCGACTGCGACGACCTCGACGAAGCACTCGAAATCGCGGCCAAGCACCCCGCCGCCACCTACGGCAGCATCGAGGTCCGCCCGATGCTCGGCCCGGAGGACTTCGCCTGA
- a CDS encoding YybH family protein, with product MTAALIESRVSAVAAKDVEALVAQYAEDVTLFDAVGSLCDRGRDAERARLTQWFGAYRTEIGLRIRDLEVVTGGDVAFAHYLFQVRGTMTDGTEVSMWVRSTVGLRRGEDGWKIVHEHSSVPFDGATGEALTTLVPASGTAAG from the coding sequence ATGACCGCCGCACTCATCGAATCCCGCGTCTCGGCCGTGGCGGCGAAGGACGTCGAGGCCCTCGTCGCGCAGTACGCCGAAGACGTCACGCTGTTCGACGCGGTCGGCTCACTGTGCGACCGGGGGCGCGACGCCGAGCGGGCCCGGCTGACGCAGTGGTTCGGCGCCTACCGCACGGAGATCGGCCTGCGGATCCGGGACCTCGAGGTGGTCACCGGCGGCGATGTCGCCTTCGCGCACTACCTCTTCCAGGTCCGCGGCACCATGACCGACGGCACCGAGGTGTCGATGTGGGTGCGCTCCACCGTCGGGCTCCGGCGGGGCGAGGACGGCTGGAAGATCGTGCACGAACACAGCTCGGTGCCGTTCGACGGCGCCACCGGGGAAGCCCTCACGACGCTGGTTCCCGCGTCCGGTACCGCTGCGGGCTGA